GCGGGGTATCTTCAGGCAAGCGGTGCGCCGAGGAGCGCCGCGCAAGCGGCTTCGCGCGGCTCACCGCGGCCCCCACCAGTGATGGGAAGAAAGTAGTGTCACAATAGAGGACGTCACGCGTACAGCAAGCGACCGACCAAGACACGGGGTGCCGCGTCGGCCCGAAGACCGTCACGCGAGGGGGGCGCGCGCCGGCACGGAGAGGGCGAGACCGACCCGTGATCGCTCCGAGTGGACCGCGGAACGCCGAACGACCCGCCTCCCGGGTCGCGTTCGAGGTTCGCGCCGACGAGCCCTTCCGCGGCGAACTCCTCTCGGCCCTGCGCCTCGCCGAGCGCGCCTCGGCGCTCGCCGCGGGACAGCGGCATACGACCGCCGCCGCCCCGAAGACCACGCCGCTCATCGCGCTGCTGAACGCCGCCGACGAGCGGCTGCGTGAGGACAACGCCTACCTCCACGAGGCGGCGCGGGAGTACGGCACCGTCTCGCCCGCGGCGGAGTGGCTGCTCGACAACCACTACCTCGTGGACGATCAGATCGCCACGGCTCGCGCCGACCTGCCGCCGGGCTTCGGCAAGGAGCTGCCGAGACTGACCGCGGGAGCTCTCGCCGGCTTCCCCCGCATCTACGAGGCGATCGTCTACCTCGTCGCGCACACTGACAGTCGCATCGACGAGGAGTACCTGGTCCGCTACGTCATGGGCTTCCAGGACGCCTCGGCGCTCTCCATCGGCGAGGTGTGGGCGGTGCCGATCATGCTGCGCGTCGCCCTCGTCGAGAACGTCCGCCGGCTGTCGGGCCGCGTCGTCCGCGCCGCCGCGAACGAGCGCGCCGCCGACGTCTGGGCGAACCGCCTCATCGTCGCGACGCAGGACGACCCCGACGCCGTCCCGGGTCTCCTCGGCCGGCTGGACGCGGAGTGGCCCGAGGCCGACCCGGCGTTCATGGCTCGGCTCGCGCAGCGCCTCGGCGGACAGGAAGCGGGTGTGGCGCAGGTCGGCGAGTGGCTCGAGAAGCGCCTCGCCGCCGCGGGCATCCGCCTGGAGCGCGTGGTCTTCGTGCAGCAGCAGGCCCAGGCCGCCGACCAGGTGTCGATCGCCAACTCGATCACCTCGATGCGCTTCCTCGAGGCCTTCGACTGGAAGTCGTTCTTCGAGCGCACGAGCCTCGTCGAGCAGATCCTGCGGGAGGACCCCGCCGAGATCTACGACAAGATGGACTTCGCGAGCCGCGACCGGTACCGGCACGCGCTCGAGGAGATGGCGAAGCGCTGCCCCCTCACCGAGATCGGCGTAGCGGAGGCCGCGGTGAGCTGGGCGGGCCAGGCGCTGGCCGAGGAGGCGGCGGACACGGTCCGGGGCCACGTGGGCTACTACCTGATCAGCGGAGGCCGATACGGGTTCGAGCGCAGCGTGGGCTACCGGCGGAGCGTGCGGGAGCGGCTGTACCGGGGACCGCTGCGGCGCGGCGGTCTGGTCTACTCGGGCCTGGCGGTCTCCGTCACGGCCGCGCTGACGGCGCTGCTGGGCTGGTACTCACGGTTCGCAGGGGTGGGCGACTGGCAGTCCGGCCTGCTGATGCTGCTGGCCCTGATCCCCCTGTCCGACCTGTCGCTCAACGTCGTCAACCGGATGGCGACGTCCGTGTGGCCGCCACGCACGCTCCCCAAGATCGACTACCGGCGCCCGCTCTCGGACGCGCACCGGACGCTCGTGGTCGTGCCGGCGCTCCTGACCTCGGCCAAGGCGACTCAGTCGGTCATCGACAACCTGGAGGTCGTCTTCCTCGCCAACGCCGACCCGAACGTGCACCTGGCGCTGCTGGGCGACCTGAGGGGCGCCTCGGAGGAGGTCATGCCCGGCGACCAGGACGTCATCTCCGCGGCGGTGCAAGGCATCGACAAGCTCAACCAACGCTACGGGGACGAGGTGGGCTACGAGCCGTTCCACCTGTTCGTGCGCGGGCGCGTGTACTCCGAGACCGAGGGTGCCTGGCTGGGGTGGGAACGCAAGCGCGGATCGCTCGTGGAGCTGAACCGGCGCCTGCGCGGGGAGTCCGACACGACGTTCACGCACGAGCTCGGCGACGCCGCGTTCCTGCCCGGCGTGACCTTCGTCATCACGCTGGACGCCGACACCGTCCTGCCCCGGGACGGCGCGCGCCGCCTGGTGGGCACGATCGCGCACCCGCTCAACCGCGCCGTGGTCGACTTCGAGCGGCGGTGGGTGAGGCGCGGCTACGGCCTGGTCCAGCCGCGGGTGGGCATGTCGCTTCCCGCCGCCAACCGGACCTTCTTCGCGTGGCTGTACTCGGGGGTCACCGGCATCGACCCGTACTCGGGCGCGGTCTCGGACACGTACCAGGACGTCTTCGGCGAGGGCAGCTTCACCGGCAAGGGGGTCTACGAGGTCGACGTCTTCAACGCAGTGCTGGCGGGACGCATACCCGAGGCAACGCTTCTCAGTCACGACCTGCTGGAGGGCAACTTCCTGCGAACCGCGCTCGCAAGCGACGTCGAGGTGCTGGACGACTACCCCTCGACCTACCCCAGTCACGCCGCGCGGCTCCACCGCTGGGTGCGGGGTGACTGGCAGACGCTCCCCTGGCTCGGGCTGCGCGTGCCCGCCGCCGACGGCAGGTACGTGCCCAACCAGCTCTCGGCGCTGCACCGCTGGAAGCTGGTGGACAACCTCCGCAGGAGCCTGGTGGCGCCGACCCTGCTGCTGCTCATCGTCTCGGCGTGGCTCCTCCTGCCGGAGCCGGACCTCGTCTGGCCGGCGTTCATCCTGTCGGTCATCCTCTTCCCGGCGTGGTTCAACCTCGCGGACTCGACGGTGTTCCGCGCGCTGTCGGCGAACTTCGGAGTCCTGTTCGAGTCGGCGTGGGAGGACCTCAAGCGCGACGTCGCGCGCTCCACCATCGAGCTCGCCCTCCTGCCGCACCAGGCGTACCTGATGACCGACGCCGTCGTCCGATCGCTCTACCGCGTCTACGTGAGCCGGCGTTACCTGCTCGAATGGACGACCGCCGCCGACGTCGAGCGCGCGCTCGGTCGCGACCTTGCCGGCTACCTCCGCCGCATCGGGCCCGCCTCGGTGATCGCCGTCGGCCTCGCGCTGCCCGGGGCGCTGCGCTCGGCGCTCCACTTCGCGGTCACGCTGCCGTTGCTCGTACTGTGGCTGGCCGCGCCCGTGATCGCGTGGCGGATCTCGCAGCCGCTCGTGCGCGAGCGCCGGGAGTTGACCGAGTCCGACCGCTTCGCGCTGCGTCGCGTCGCGCGCAAGACGTGGCGGTTCTTCGAGGACTTCGTCACGCCCGAGGACCATTGGCTGACTCCGGACAACTTCCAGGAGGACCCCAAGGGCGAGGTCGCCCGCCGCACCTCTCCCACGAACATGGGCCTGCAGCTGCTCTCCACGCTGTCCGCCTACGACCTGGGCTACCTCCCGCTGGGGGAGCTGGTCGACCGCGTCTCCCGTACGCTGTCCACGCTCGCCGGGATGGAGCGCTTCCGGGGCCACTTCTACAACTGGTACGACACGACGACCCTGCAGCCGCTGCGCCCCGGCTACATCTCGACGGTGGACAGCGGGAACCTCGCCGGCAACCTCATCGTCCTGCGGGTGGGCCTGCTCGAGGCCTCGGAGAGCCCCCTGGTCGGCCCCGCCTCGCTGGCCGGCCTCGCGGACACGGTGCACCTGGCCATAGAGGACCTCCTCGCCGCGCACGACAGGATCGGCCCCATCGACGCTCAGGCCGCCCTGCGCGAGATGCTCGACGAGCTCCTTCGCCGCCTGACGCTGGAGGAGGCACCCCGTAACCTGGGCGGCTGGCGCTCGCTGTCGCGACGTCTCCTGGACGCCACCGCCGAACTGCGCCCGCTGGTCGCACGGCTCGCGCAGGAGGGGCCGCCCGAGGCCGACGGCGCCTCGAGGCTCGAGGCGGCGCGCGACTCGGTGCTCGCGGTGCACCGCGAGGTCGTCGCGCTGGCCGCGACGATCCAGGGCTACGCGCCCTGGGCAGAGCTGCTCGACCGCATCCCCACCCCCGTGCGGGGCACGGGGGACCCGGTGCTGCGCCCCCTCGTGGACTTCACGCCGAGCCTCGTCGGCCTCGCGGAGGGGCTGACCGACGTGCTGCGCGCGTTGGACATGATGGCCGCGCACCCGCTGGGCTCCACCGAGCCCGAGCGCGCGGAGGTCTCGTCGTGGGCCGCGGGCCTGGCGGGCGGCGTCCGGAAGAACCGCGGCGCGTGCGTCACCTTGCTGGCCCAGCTCCGGCTGCAGGCCGACATAGCGCGCGAGATGTGGGAGCACACCGACTTCCGCATGCTGTACGACAGCTCGCGCCAGCTCTTCTCCATCGGCTTCAACACGGCCGAGGGGCGGCTCGACAACTCGTACTACGACATGCTCGCCTCCGAGTGCCGCCTTGCGAGCTTCCTGGCGGTGGCGAAGGGCGACGTGCCACAGGAGCACTGGTTCCGGCTGGGCCGCGGCATCACCTCGACGCCCGGAGGCAGGGCCCTTCTCTCATGGAGCGCCTCGATGTTCGAGTACCTGATGCCGTTGCTGGTGATGAAGAGCTGGCCCGAGACGCTGCTGGACATGACGTACTACTCCGTCGTGAAGCGGCAGATCCAGTACGGGCGCCAGCGCGGGGTGCCCTGGGGCGTCTCGGAGTCGGCGTTCAACGCCAAGGACGTCGACCTCACCTATCAGTACCAGGCCTTCGGAGTACCCGGGCTCGGGCTCAAGCGAGGGCTCTCCGAAGACGTGGTCGTGGCGCCCTACGCGAGCGCGCTCGCACTGCCGATCGAGCCTCGGGCCGCGGTGGACAACCTCGCCGCGCTGGCCAAGCGCGGCGCCGAGGGGCGGTTCGGGTACTACGAGGCGATCGACTACACCCCGGGCCGCGTGCCTGCGGGAACCGAGCGCGCGGTGGTCAAGGCGTACTTCGCCCACCACCAGGGGATGAGCCTGGTGGCGATGGGCAACGAGCTAACCGGCTATGCGATGCGGGAACGGTTCCACCTGGACCCGGTGGTGCAGTCGGCCGAGCTGCTGCTCCAGGAGCGGGTCCCGCGCAGGATCCAGCTCGCGCAGCCCCACGTCGAAGAGGTCCGCTACGTCCGGTCCGTGCGCGAGCTCCCGCCCCCGCTGGCGCGCTCCTACCCTCTGGCGGGCACGCCGGTCCCCGCGACGCACTTCCTCTCCAACGGGCGCTACTCCGTGATGGTCACCAACGGCGGCGGCGGTTACAGCCGCTGCGACGGTGTCGCGATCACCCGCTACCGCGAGGACGTCACGCGCGACTGCTGGGGTCAGTTCATCTACATCCGGGACGACGACACGGGCGAGCTGTGGTCCGCCGCCTACCAGCCCGTGGGCGCCGAGCCGGACGACTACCACGTGACGTTCTCCATCGACAAGGCGGAGTACCGGCGCACCGACGGGCGGATCGACACGCACACCGAGGTGATCGTCTCACCGGAGGAGGACGTGGAGGTCCGCCGCATCACGATCACGAACCACGGCCGCGAGGTGAGGCACCTGCGCGCAGTGAGCTACTTCGAGCTGGCCCTCGCCCCGCAGGGCGCCGACCAGGCACACAAGGCCTTCTCCAACCTGTTCGTGGAGACCGAGGCCCTCGACGACCTTCGCGCGCTCCTGTTCACGCGCCGCCCGCGCTCCTCGGAGGAGGGGCGGATGTGGGGACTCCACGTGCTCGCGTGCGACCGCCCGGAGGAGTGTGAGTGGTCGTACGAGACCGACCGCGCGGTGTTCCTCGGCCGGCTGCGCGGGACGTGGGCGCCCGAGGCGATGGAGCGGCGCGAGCCGCTCTCGCGTACCGTGGGCGCGGTGCTCGACCCGGTGTGCGCCGTCGAGCAGCGGGTCGTGATCCCGCCGGGCGAGACAGCGCACCTCGCGTTCGCCACGGGCATGGCGGGGTCGCGCGAGCGCGCGGTGGAGCTGGCGGAGCGGTACCGGGACATCCGTACCGCTCAGCGCGCTGCCGACCTGGCCTGGACCGCGGGGCAGATAGAGCTGCGCGACCTTGGCATCTCCGCCGAGGAGGCGGTGGCCTTCCAGCGGCTCGCTTCCCGCCTGCTGCTCACGGACCCGTACTCCCGCCTGAAGGTCAAGACGCCCACCGAGAACCGGCTCCAGATGTCGGGGCTGTGGACGCTGGGTATCTCCGGCGACCTGCCCATCCTGCTCGTCCGGGTGGAACGTCTGGAGGAGACGCAGATAGTGCGGCAGGCGCTGCTGGCCCACCAGTACTGGCGTCACAAGGGGCTCGTCGCCGACCTCGTGATCCTGAACGCGCGGCCCTCCGGGTACGCCGACGAGCTCGACGACCGGCTGAGGCTGCTGGTGCGAACGGGTCATGCGCTCCAGCTCGTGGACAAGCCGGGCGGCGTGTTCCTGCGACGCGCCGACCAGATGGCCCCCGACGTTCTGAACCTGCTGCTCTCCGTCGCGCGCGCGACGCTGGCTGGCGACGGAGGGCCCCTCGAGCTCCAGCTCGAGCAGCGGGCCAAGCGCCCCGAGGCGCCCGACCGGCTGGTGCCCAAGGAGCGGCCCCGGTCGTACCCCTCGCTGCCCTTCGAGCGCCAGGCTCTCGCGTTCGACAACGGCTTCGGCGGCTTCGACCTCGAGCGCGGGGAGTACGTGGTCGTGCACGAGCCAGGTGATGCGACGCCGGCCCCGTGGGTCAACGTCGTCGCGCGCCCGGGCTTCGGCACCCTCGTCTCGGAGGCCGGCATCGGTTGCACGTGGGCCGAGAACAGCCACGAGAACCGCATCACCACGTGGAACAACGATGCCGTGTCGGACGGCACCGGCGAGAGCTTCTACGTGCGGGACGAGGAGACTGGCGAGTTCTGGTCGCCGACGCCGCTGCCCGTGCCCGACCCCTCGCCCTGCATCGTGCGGCACGGGCGCGGCTACACGCGTTTCGAGCGCCGCACCCACGGCATCGAGCACGAGCTCACCTGGTTCGTCGACGCCGAGGACCCCGTGCGCGTCGCGCGGCTGCGGCTGACCAACCTCTTCGGCGTTCATCGGAGGTTGTCGGTGACGCACCTCGTGGAGTGGGTGCTCGGCTCCTCTCGCTCCGCGGCGCAGCAACGCGTCGTCACCGGCTTCGACGAGGAGACGGCGATGCTCACGGCGCACAACTGGTTCAATGCCGACTTCCCCGGCCGGGTCGCTTTCCTGGCCTGCGACCGCGAGCTCCACTCCTTCACCGCGAGCCGGACCGAGTTCCTGGGGCGCAACCGCCATCCGGGCTCGCCCGCGGCGATGCGGCGCAAGGGCCTCGGCGGCGTCACCGGCCGGTTCCACGACAACTGCGGGGCGCTCATGACCGTCGTCGAACTCGAACCCGGCGCGAGCGCGGAGGTCTCGTTCTTCCTCGGGCAGGCCGACGACGAGGCGCGCTGCCGGGAGATCGTCCGGCGGATGAGGCGCCCGGCCGCCGTCGCGCGGTCGCTCGCCGCCGTCGGAGCCTTCTGGGACGAGCTGCTCGGCGCCGTCCGCGTACAGACGCCGGACGCGGCCCTGGACGCGCTGCTGAACGGGCCGCTCCTGTACCAGGTGCTCTCATGCCGGGTATGGGGGCGCACCGCGTTGTACCAGTCCTCGGGGGCCTTCGGCTTCCGCGACCAGCTCCAGGACGTGCTGTCGGTACTGTGGACGCGCCCGGAGCTCGCCCGGGCTCACGTCGTCGAGGCCTGCCGCCACCAGTTCGAGCGCGGCGACGTCATGCACTGGTGGCAGCCGTCCTCGGGCAGGGGCGTGCGGACCAGGTTCGTGGACGACCGCCACTGGCTCCCGCTGACGGTCGCCGAGTACGTGAAGGCAACAGGGGACACCGGCGTCCTGGACGAGGAGGCGCACTTCATCCTCGGCCAGGAGGTCCCCGAGGGGCGCGAGGACGTCTACACGGTCCCCGAGATCGGCGAGACGGGCAGCGTGTACGAGCACTGCGTGCGGGCGCTGGACACGGGCTTCGGCGTCGGCCCGCACGGCCTGCCGCTGATGGGCGGCGGCGACTGGAACGACGGGATGAACCGGGTAGGCGTGGGCGGAAGCGGCGAGAGCGTGTGGATGGCCTGGTTCCTCAACACGGTGATGAGCCGCTTCGCGCCGATCTGCGAGTCACGCGGCGACCACGAGCGCGCCGAACGGTATCGCGCGTTCGCGGAGGGGGTCGCGAAGGCCGCCGAGGAGCAGGCCTGGGACGGCGCGTGGTACCGCCGCGCGTACTTCGACGACGGCACGCCGTTGGGCACGCGGGGCGCCGAGGAGTGCCGCATCGACGCGATAGCCCAGGCGTGGGCGGTGATCTCCGGTGCCGCCGACGGGCAGCGCGCGATGCGGGCGATGGAGTCCGTCGAGCAGAAGCTCGTCCGATGGGACGACGGCCTGGTACAGCTGCTCGACCCGCCGTTCGACCGCATGCCTCACGACCCGGGCTACATCAAGGGCTACGTGCCCGGCGTGCGCGAGAACGGCGGCCAGTACACCCACGCGGCAGTGTGGACGGTGCTCGCGTACCTGCTGATGGGCGAGGGGGACGAGGCGCTCGCGCTGCTCGACCTGATCAACCCGGTGAACCACACCGGGACGCGGGAGGACTGCGAGCGCTACCGCGTCGAGCCCTACGCGCTCGCCGCCGACGTCTACGCGGTGGCGCCGCACGTCGGCAGGGGAGGGTGGACGTGGTACACGGGCTCGGCGAGCTGGTTCTACCGGGTGGCGGTCCACGACCTCCTCGGCCTCGACCTGCTCGCCGAGGACGGGACGCGGTACATGATCGTGGACCCGTGCATACCCAAGTCGTGGCCGGGCTTCGGGATGACGTACCGCTGGCGCGGCACTACCTACCGCATCGAGGTCGCCAACCCCCGCGGCGTCAACAGGGGCGTCGCGCGCGTCGAGGTGGACGGGGCCGTTGTCCCCGAGCACCGGGTGCCCTTGCGCGAGGGCGACGGCGAGCACCACGTCGTGGTGACGCTGCTCGGCGGGTAGTCCGCCCCGGCCGTCCTCCCGGCCGGCGGATGTGGGTAGTGTCCCGTGAAGAGCGCCGACGACGGGAGGCCGCGAATGCGCACGTTCACCGAGGAGCGCATCCCCATACTGTCGTGGCTCGACGACCTCTCGGGCACCACGCTCGCGCAGACGCGCCACCTGGCGGCCCTGCCGTTCGCCTACCACCACGTCGCGATCATGCCTGACGCTCACGAGGGCTACGGCATGCCCATCGGCGGCGTGTTCGCGGCGCTGGGGCACGTCGTCCCCAACGCGGTGGGGCTCGACATCGGCTGCGGGGTGCGGGCGTGGCGTACCGGGGTGGGAGCCGAGGAGTTCGCTCCCTACCGCCACCAGGTCCTCAACGACATCCAGCGCAACGTGCCCGTCGGCTTCGAGTGGCGCAAGCGCCCCTCCCGCGCCGCCGCGGACCTCTTCTCCTCCGCACCGGAGGCACCCGCGCTCCACGCCCAGCTCGACCGGGCGCGCCGGCAGCTCGGCACGATGGGGGGCGGCAACCACTTCCTGGAGGTGCAGCGCGACGACGAGGGCAACGTGTGGGCGATGGTGCACTCCGGCAGCCGAAACGTGGGCAAGCAGATGGCCGAGCACTACAACCGCGTCGCCAAGGAGCTGCAACGCGGAGTCACCGACCCGATCCCCGAGGGTTGGGACCTCGCCCCGCTGCCGGCGGAGTCGCCCGAGGGGCGCGAGTACCTGGCGGTCATGCGCTGGTGCCTGCGCTTCGCCGAGGAGAACCGCGCGGCGATGCAGCGCTGCGTGCACGAGGCCTTCGAGCGCCGCGTACCGGGCTATGCGCCGGAGGATCATGTCGACGTGCACCACAACTACGCCTCGCTCGAGACGCACTTCGGCCGTGAGGTGTACCTGCACCGCAAGGGCGCCGTGCGCGCCGTGGGCACAGTGATCGTCCCCGGCTCGATGGGCACCTCGTCCTACGTCGGCCGCGGTCTCGCGAACCCGGATGCGTTCGAGAGCTGTGCGCACGGTGCGGGACGGGCGATGAGCCGTGGCGAGGCCAAGCGGCGCATGCCGGTGGAGTCGGTGGTGCGCGAGATGCGCGAGCTCGACGTGGAGCTCTTCAAGGTGCGCAAGCGCGACGTCGCGGAGGAGGCCCCGCGCGCCTACAAGGACATCGATGACGTGATGGCCGCGCAGTCCGATCTCGTCGAGCCGGGCACCCGGCTCACGCCGCTGGGCGTGGTCAAGGGCTGAGGGGACCAGGCGGGATCACCGCAGGCGATGGCGGGGCGATTCGCGTTCTCGCAGCTTGGCACCTATAATGCTCCACGTGTAGAGAAGTTCAGAGGTTGAGGACCTTACGCTGCCCGCTCCTGTCCGGAGCCCGAGCCGCACGCGGGTCCTCGGGAGATCGCGGCGCGGGGGCGCGCCGCCGGACAAGGAGAATCATGTTCGAAGGACTCGGCCTTTCGCCGCGGCTTCTTTCCGCCGTGGCGGCGATGGGCTACACGCGACCCACCCCCATCCAGGAGATAGCCATACCCGAGGTCCTGGCCGGCCGCGACGTCCTGGGCTGCGCCCAGACGGGCACCGGCAAGACCGCGGCGTTCGTGCTGCCCCTCCTGCAGCTGCTCGACGGAGGGAACGGCAACGGCGGCCGCGGCCGGGAGGCGAAGCGGCGCGTGCGTGCGCTCGTCGTCACGCCCACTCGCGAGCTGGCGGCCCAGATCGACGACGTCGCGCGAGGTGTCGCCGAGCACACCGGCCATCGCATCGCGGTCATCTACGGCGGCGTCGGCTACGACAAGCAGCTCAAAGCGCTCCGCGACGGCGTCGACGTGCTCGTGGCCACACCCGGGAGGCTGCTCGACCTGAAGGATCGGGGCGAGGCGGACCTGTCCTCGGTACGGATCCTCGTGCTGGACGAGGCCGACCGGATGCTGGACATGGGCTTCTGGCCCGACGTGCGGCGCATCGTCTCGTCGCTTCCCGTGAAGCGCCAGAACCTGCTGTTCAGCGCGACGATGTCGCCCGAGGTGCTGCGGGTGATCGCCAAGACGCTGAACGAGCCGGTCCGCGTGGACGTCGCGCCGGCCTACACGCCCGTCGAGCAGGTCGACCAGAAGGTCTACCCGGTGGCGACCATGCAGAAGACTGCCCTGCTCATCAAGCTGCTCGAGGCCGAGCACCTGGAGCGCGTGCTGGTCTTCACGCGCACCAAGGAGCGCGCGGACCGCCTGCACACCGCACTGAAGCGCAGCGGGGTCGCGAACGAGGTCATCCACGGCGACCGCCGCCAGAAGCACCGCGACCAGGCCGTCGAAGGCTTCCGGGACGGCAGGATCCGCGTGCTCGTGGCCACCGACGTGATGGCGCGCGGCATCGACATCGACGGCATCAGCCACGTGGTCAACTACGACATGCCCGACTCGGTGGAGGACTACGTGCATCGCATCGGGCGCACTGCCCGCGCCGGCGCCGAGGGCAACGCGATCTCGCTGCTCGGCCCAGAGGAGACGGCGCTGCTCCGCGAG
The genomic region above belongs to Coriobacteriia bacterium and contains:
- a CDS encoding RtcB family protein, with the protein product MRTFTEERIPILSWLDDLSGTTLAQTRHLAALPFAYHHVAIMPDAHEGYGMPIGGVFAALGHVVPNAVGLDIGCGVRAWRTGVGAEEFAPYRHQVLNDIQRNVPVGFEWRKRPSRAAADLFSSAPEAPALHAQLDRARRQLGTMGGGNHFLEVQRDDEGNVWAMVHSGSRNVGKQMAEHYNRVAKELQRGVTDPIPEGWDLAPLPAESPEGREYLAVMRWCLRFAEENRAAMQRCVHEAFERRVPGYAPEDHVDVHHNYASLETHFGREVYLHRKGAVRAVGTVIVPGSMGTSSYVGRGLANPDAFESCAHGAGRAMSRGEAKRRMPVESVVREMRELDVELFKVRKRDVAEEAPRAYKDIDDVMAAQSDLVEPGTRLTPLGVVKG
- a CDS encoding DEAD/DEAH box helicase; translated protein: MFEGLGLSPRLLSAVAAMGYTRPTPIQEIAIPEVLAGRDVLGCAQTGTGKTAAFVLPLLQLLDGGNGNGGRGREAKRRVRALVVTPTRELAAQIDDVARGVAEHTGHRIAVIYGGVGYDKQLKALRDGVDVLVATPGRLLDLKDRGEADLSSVRILVLDEADRMLDMGFWPDVRRIVSSLPVKRQNLLFSATMSPEVLRVIAKTLNEPVRVDVAPAYTPVEQVDQKVYPVATMQKTALLIKLLEAEHLERVLVFTRTKERADRLHTALKRSGVANEVIHGDRRQKHRDQAVEGFRDGRIRVLVATDVMARGIDIDGISHVVNYDMPDSVEDYVHRIGRTARAGAEGNAISLLGPEETALLREIEARMRRTVECVDVPGFAYHEDRIVPRADRNAAKSRNLAFGGRVMGRPRSRRIGRR